In Onthophagus taurus isolate NC chromosome 6, IU_Otau_3.0, whole genome shotgun sequence, a genomic segment contains:
- the LOC139428874 gene encoding LOW QUALITY PROTEIN: protein lifeguard 4-like (The sequence of the model RefSeq protein was modified relative to this genomic sequence to represent the inferred CDS: inserted 1 base in 1 codon), with translation NNVKQASRKVRFGFIRKVYSLLAFQLILTVIIAAVFMFTPPIKEFIHKNDWLMMIAMFSSFGLLIALHIKRKDTPTNFILLTAFTVVLAYSLGVTITYFEKAVVLQALGLTVLIVAXLTLCTFQTKYDLSSMHSILFAGLLILIVGGFMQIFLRSTVFEIILSLGGAFIFSIFIIVDTQMIMEKLSAEEYILATINLYLDIVNLFIYILRLLEAMRQ, from the exons AACAATGTTAAGCAAGCATCGAGGAAAGTTCGATTTGGTTTTATTCGAAAAGTTTACAGCTTATTAGCTTTCCAGTTGATTTTAACTGTTATTATAGCTGCTGTGTTTATGTTTACACCTCctattaaagaatttattcATAAGAA tgaCTGGTTGATGATGATTGCTATGTTTAGTAGCTTTGGATTATTAATTGCTTTACACATTAAAAGGAAGGATACACCAACTAATTTCATATTATTAACAGCATTT acTGTTGTTTTGGCATATTCTTTAGGAGTGACCATAACTTATTTTGAAAAAGCTGTTGTCCTACAAGCTTTAGGATTAACTGTACTTATTGTAG GTTTAACACTTTGTACATTCCAAACAAAATATGATTTATCTTCGATGCATTCAAT attatttgcaggtcttttgattttaatagttGGTGGATTTATGCAGATCTTTTTACGATCGACAGTCTTTGAGATTATTTTGTCTTTGGGAGGAGCTTTTATATtcagtatttttattatcgTCGATACTCAAATgataatggaaaaattatcTGCCGAAGAATACATTTTGGCTACTATCAATTTGTATTTGGATATTGTTAacctatttatttatatactgCGTCTTTTGGAAGCTATGcgtcaataa